The proteins below come from a single Prolixibacter sp. NT017 genomic window:
- a CDS encoding HAD family hydrolase yields MAFFKEELMNVKGFAFDVDGVLSRIIQPLTGEGDPVRTANIRDGFAMVHAIRTGYPLAIITGGNTTEVRKRYQKLGVTHLYMGSLDKITFFEDFLKKTGLKESEVMYMGDDLPDYLVMKRVGVPVCPNDAVTEIKSVSKYISDRNGGEGCVRDVIEQVLRAQGKWIDPEKLHWSSF; encoded by the coding sequence ATGGCATTTTTCAAGGAAGAACTGATGAACGTCAAAGGCTTTGCGTTCGATGTCGACGGCGTTTTGTCCCGCATTATACAACCTCTGACTGGAGAAGGGGATCCTGTCAGAACCGCCAATATTCGTGATGGATTTGCGATGGTTCATGCTATACGCACCGGTTACCCGTTGGCCATTATTACCGGCGGAAATACGACCGAAGTGCGGAAACGTTACCAAAAACTGGGCGTCACACATCTGTACATGGGATCGTTGGATAAGATCACCTTTTTCGAAGATTTCCTGAAAAAGACAGGGTTGAAAGAATCGGAAGTAATGTACATGGGCGATGACCTGCCTGATTACCTGGTGATGAAACGCGTTGGTGTTCCGGTTTGCCCGAATGATGCTGTAACGGAAATCAAATCGGTTTCGAAATACATTTCCGACCGGAATGGTGGTGAAGGTTGTGTACGCGATGTGATTGAACAAGTATTGCGTGCCCAGGGAAAATGGATTGATCCCGAAAAATTGCACTGGAGCAGCTTTTAA
- a CDS encoding Rossmann-like and DUF2520 domain-containing protein: protein MDIVLIGAGNLATRLGLRLQECEHRIVQVYSRTEKSARELAEKLSTDWTTHSADISPEGQLYLVSVSDKAVEPLLSGIQFGGGLVAHTAGSLSMDVLKPFATNHGVFYPLQTFSKSREVDFTQIPICVEASNSKSLDILRKLGNSISDDVREVDSTQRRQLHLSAVFVCNFVNHLYAIGEELLNEAEIGFDILKPLIAETAAKALEFSPKEVQTGPAIRFDRNVIDRHMEMLKEHPQWNNIYKLLSESIHQLHTK from the coding sequence ATGGATATTGTTCTGATTGGAGCTGGTAACCTGGCAACTCGTTTGGGATTGCGCCTACAAGAGTGCGAGCACCGGATTGTACAGGTTTATTCACGGACAGAAAAATCGGCAAGGGAGTTGGCGGAAAAGCTGAGTACAGACTGGACCACTCACTCAGCAGACATTTCCCCGGAAGGACAATTATATTTGGTTTCCGTTAGTGACAAGGCTGTTGAACCATTGTTATCGGGAATTCAGTTTGGTGGTGGTTTGGTAGCACACACAGCCGGTAGTTTGTCCATGGATGTGCTGAAACCGTTCGCAACTAACCATGGTGTCTTTTATCCGCTTCAAACATTTTCGAAATCAAGAGAGGTTGATTTCACCCAAATTCCCATTTGCGTGGAAGCCAGCAATTCCAAGAGTCTTGATATTCTGCGTAAGCTTGGAAATTCTATATCTGACGATGTGAGAGAGGTTGATTCCACCCAACGCCGGCAGCTACATCTTTCAGCGGTGTTTGTATGCAACTTTGTGAATCACTTGTATGCCATCGGAGAGGAGTTACTAAACGAGGCGGAAATCGGTTTTGATATTCTGAAGCCCTTGATTGCAGAGACCGCTGCCAAGGCATTGGAGTTTTCTCCGAAGGAAGTACAAACCGGTCCGGCTATTCGTTTCGACCGGAATGTGATTGACCGACATATGGAAATGTTGAAGGAGCATCCGCAATGGAACAATATCTACAAACTACTTAGCGAAAGTATTCATCAATTACATACCAAATAA
- the modC gene encoding molybdenum ABC transporter ATP-binding protein gives MKNVIEFQATLSRGQFQFDMKCVFGEGITGIYGPSGHGKTTLLQLISGLLSPDNGFIRIGDEVVLDKEKKIDIPSRNRKLGVVFQEGRLFPHLSVEENLRYGEKLLSKSQRHIQFDDVVSTLEIGHLLKKKPEQCSGGEQQRIAMGRALLRSPQLLLMDEPFSAVDVALREQILIYLVRIHRKYRIPMLVVSHDLPDILRLTDEILMVHDGRVEAFGKYLDLVLSRKMLPRSSGEGLLNVISLYVDEVDEERGITTLIGEKGEKKVKVHCEACNEGVALGREVKVSVPPGDIAISLHPVPEISIQNQLEGNIKRLLHENGQVVCLVDVGFPLLVELTRSSTERLRLEVGMKVFCLFKSMSVRVFELD, from the coding sequence ATGAAGAATGTTATTGAATTCCAGGCAACTTTATCACGTGGACAGTTTCAGTTCGATATGAAATGTGTCTTCGGAGAAGGTATTACCGGAATTTATGGTCCGTCGGGGCATGGAAAAACAACGTTACTTCAGTTAATCAGTGGTTTGCTGAGTCCGGATAACGGTTTTATCCGCATCGGCGACGAGGTTGTTCTTGATAAAGAAAAGAAAATAGACATTCCTTCCCGTAACCGGAAGTTGGGGGTTGTTTTCCAGGAGGGGCGGCTTTTTCCACACCTTTCGGTAGAAGAGAATCTCCGGTATGGTGAAAAGCTTTTGTCCAAGTCGCAACGACACATTCAATTCGATGATGTGGTTTCTACTTTGGAAATTGGACATCTTCTGAAGAAGAAGCCAGAGCAATGTTCGGGTGGTGAGCAGCAGCGGATTGCAATGGGAAGGGCTTTGCTACGTTCACCACAGTTACTGCTGATGGACGAACCATTCTCTGCAGTCGATGTCGCCTTACGGGAACAAATCCTGATTTACCTGGTTCGTATCCACCGGAAATACAGAATCCCTATGTTGGTCGTGAGTCACGATTTGCCCGATATTCTTCGCCTGACCGATGAAATTCTCATGGTGCATGATGGTCGCGTTGAAGCATTCGGCAAATATCTCGATCTGGTTTTATCACGAAAGATGTTGCCCCGAAGTTCTGGAGAAGGATTACTGAATGTGATTTCTCTTTATGTCGATGAAGTCGACGAAGAGCGGGGAATAACAACACTTATCGGTGAGAAAGGGGAGAAAAAGGTAAAGGTGCATTGCGAAGCTTGCAATGAAGGAGTTGCCTTGGGGAGAGAAGTAAAAGTTTCGGTTCCGCCAGGCGATATTGCCATCTCGTTGCATCCTGTTCCGGAAATTTCTATTCAAAATCAGCTGGAGGGAAACATTAAGCGTTTGCTCCACGAGAATGGGCAGGTTGTTTGTCTGGTGGATGTAGGATTTCCGTTATTGGTCGAGTTGACCCGGAGTTCAACGGAAAGGTTGAGGCTTGAAGTTGGAATGAAGGTATTTTGTCTTTTCAAGTCGATGTCTGTTCGGGTTTTCGAACTCGATTAG
- the modB gene encoding molybdate ABC transporter permease subunit: MTDLFNFTASDFSAISLSLKVAIWSSVIALPFAIAIGWFLARNHFRGKALLEGVIHLPLVLPPVVTGYLLLIILGTNGLIGKWLYELTGIRIAFSFYAALLASVVVSFPLITRSIRLAIELVDVKYEEAARTLGASRLKTFLSVTLPMASPGIISGFVLGFARSLGEFGATITFAGNIEGETQTLPLAVFSYMQVPGQDTATFRLVMVSVLLSLLAMIVAEFLNRRAIKRSKR, translated from the coding sequence ATGACCGACCTGTTTAACTTCACTGCCTCCGATTTTTCGGCCATATCGCTTTCTCTGAAAGTGGCTATCTGGTCTTCGGTTATTGCATTGCCGTTCGCCATTGCCATCGGTTGGTTTCTGGCGCGCAATCACTTTCGTGGAAAAGCGTTGCTGGAAGGAGTGATACATCTTCCGTTGGTATTGCCGCCGGTTGTAACGGGGTATTTGTTACTTATTATTCTGGGCACGAATGGGCTCATAGGGAAATGGCTTTATGAATTGACGGGAATTCGCATCGCATTCAGTTTCTACGCAGCGTTGTTGGCCAGTGTGGTTGTTTCTTTTCCGTTAATCACCCGTTCCATCAGGTTGGCTATCGAATTGGTCGATGTGAAGTACGAAGAGGCCGCCCGCACATTAGGTGCCTCGCGATTAAAGACGTTTCTTTCGGTGACACTACCGATGGCTTCGCCGGGCATTATCAGCGGGTTTGTTCTGGGATTTGCCCGAAGCCTGGGTGAATTTGGAGCTACCATCACCTTTGCCGGAAACATTGAGGGGGAGACGCAAACGCTGCCATTAGCAGTTTTTTCCTACATGCAGGTTCCTGGTCAGGATACAGCGACTTTCCGTTTGGTAATGGTCTCGGTTCTGTTATCGTTGTTGGCCATGATTGTGGCTGAATTTCTAAACCGAAGAGCAATCAAACGCTCAAAAAGATAG
- the modA gene encoding molybdate ABC transporter substrate-binding protein: protein MRLTTGLISLILIFLFACQSKTGKENSLEKSKQRISVFAAASLADVMTTLAKEFQAKSGMKVTLNFASSGTLARQMQEGATPGIYLSASPRWMKFATGNSSADSTTCSPVVRNRLVAVVPKNSQIDTLNFSSSPDFPKAFAGRLAIGDPAHVPAGQYAAEALKSLGWYETLKPRFLKAKDVRSALMVVELGECEMGIVYATDAMKSKKVRTVGVFPEDSHQPIEYWAAKGKYGGSAADSLLNYLHSAEADYIWKKFGFKTIAEQGKSNTNK from the coding sequence ATGCGCTTAACTACCGGACTAATTAGCTTAATCCTGATATTCTTATTTGCGTGTCAATCGAAAACGGGCAAAGAAAATTCATTAGAAAAATCGAAGCAGAGAATCAGCGTTTTTGCGGCAGCGAGCCTGGCTGATGTAATGACAACACTGGCTAAAGAATTTCAGGCAAAATCGGGAATGAAGGTTACATTGAATTTTGCTTCATCCGGAACGTTAGCGAGACAAATGCAGGAAGGAGCTACGCCAGGCATCTATTTGTCGGCCAGTCCGCGATGGATGAAGTTTGCCACTGGAAATAGCTCCGCTGATTCAACCACCTGTTCTCCGGTGGTCCGGAATAGGTTGGTTGCTGTTGTTCCGAAAAACAGCCAAATTGATACATTGAACTTTTCCTCATCACCGGATTTTCCCAAAGCATTTGCCGGACGATTAGCTATTGGCGATCCGGCCCATGTTCCGGCGGGGCAATATGCAGCCGAAGCATTGAAATCATTAGGATGGTATGAGACACTGAAGCCTCGTTTTCTGAAGGCGAAAGATGTGCGTTCAGCTTTGATGGTGGTCGAGTTGGGCGAATGTGAAATGGGAATTGTGTATGCTACCGACGCTATGAAATCGAAAAAAGTCAGAACGGTCGGCGTTTTTCCGGAAGACTCTCATCAGCCGATTGAATATTGGGCAGCAAAAGGAAAATATGGTGGCTCGGCTGCCGATTCGTTGCTGAATTATTTACATTCCGCTGAAGCTGATTATATTTGGAAAAAGTTCGGCTTTAAAACCATAGCTGAACAAGGAAAATCCAATACTAACAAATGA
- a CDS encoding GNAT family N-acetyltransferase, whose translation MSQIIQCNLTTHSHQLAFIDLLNHYISDDMGGGETLSRSKAEELYEQLNNQPNFRAFFVLYEGEVAGMITTFKNISTFQVRPLINIHDVIVKKNYRNKGLGHKLVGYVLDLARNENCCRVNLEVREDNHQAMEVYRDFDFGPTNPRMVFWERILDESDERVKSAATEEDLSND comes from the coding sequence ATGAGCCAGATTATTCAATGCAATTTAACTACACATTCGCATCAATTAGCTTTTATTGATTTACTTAACCACTACATATCGGATGATATGGGTGGCGGCGAGACTCTAAGTCGCTCGAAAGCTGAAGAACTATACGAGCAATTGAATAATCAACCCAATTTCCGTGCGTTTTTTGTTTTGTATGAAGGAGAAGTTGCCGGAATGATTACCACATTCAAAAACATCTCTACTTTCCAGGTACGACCGCTCATAAATATTCACGACGTAATCGTAAAAAAGAATTACCGAAACAAGGGACTAGGGCATAAACTGGTGGGGTATGTTCTCGATCTGGCGCGAAATGAGAATTGCTGCCGGGTCAATCTGGAAGTGCGGGAAGATAATCACCAGGCGATGGAGGTTTACCGGGATTTTGATTTCGGACCGACCAATCCGAGGATGGTTTTCTGGGAACGAATACTCGATGAATCGGACGAACGGGTTAAGTCGGCTGCTACAGAAGAAGACTTATCCAACGATTAA
- a CDS encoding acyl-CoA dehydrogenase family protein, translating to MANYYSDNKDLKFHLSHPLMQKIVALKERNFTDKEKFDYAPIDFEDAMDSYDRVLEVVGEICGDIIAPNAEGVDQEGPEVVDGHVNYASGTAENIKALVDAGLMGITLPRKYNGLNFPIVPYIMAADIVSRADAGFVNIWGLQDCAETLNEFASPEQKEHYLPRVCKGETMAMDLTEPDAGSDLQSVQLKATYDEKKDVWLLNGVKRFITNGDGDISLVLARSEEGTKDGRGLSMFVYDKQQGGVTVRRIEHKMGIIGSPTCELVFKNAPAELVGTRRMGLIKYVMALMNGARLGIAAQSVGVSEAAYREALDYARERQQFGKAIIEFPAVYEMLSVMKAKLDASRTLLYETARFVDVYKTYQHIAEERKLEKEERDEMKEYQRWADFFTPLAKGISSEYCNQNAYDAVQIHGGSGFMKDYPVERIYRDARITSIYEGTTQLQVVAAIRGVTTGGYLKKIREYEKADLKPELEKFRRTLISLTEDYEEAVKKVHDAEDNEFLDFHARRLVEMAGYIIMSYLLVLDTNRDNSFLRSAAVFNKIAKAEVRSRAEFIRASSLEDIGHYKYEA from the coding sequence ATGGCAAATTATTATAGCGATAATAAAGATTTGAAATTCCATCTTTCGCATCCGCTGATGCAAAAGATTGTGGCTCTTAAAGAGCGGAATTTCACCGATAAGGAAAAATTTGATTACGCACCAATAGACTTCGAGGACGCGATGGACAGCTACGATCGTGTATTGGAAGTGGTGGGTGAAATCTGTGGCGACATCATTGCTCCGAACGCTGAGGGCGTTGACCAGGAAGGTCCCGAGGTCGTTGACGGCCACGTGAATTACGCCAGCGGCACCGCCGAGAACATCAAAGCATTGGTTGATGCCGGTTTGATGGGAATCACGCTTCCGCGGAAATACAATGGTCTCAACTTCCCAATCGTTCCTTACATCATGGCAGCCGACATTGTTTCGCGCGCCGATGCTGGTTTTGTGAACATCTGGGGACTTCAGGATTGTGCTGAAACTCTGAATGAGTTTGCTTCTCCGGAGCAGAAAGAACATTACCTGCCGCGGGTTTGCAAAGGCGAAACCATGGCAATGGATTTGACCGAGCCGGATGCCGGTTCCGATCTGCAGTCTGTTCAGTTAAAAGCAACTTATGACGAGAAAAAAGACGTTTGGTTGTTGAACGGCGTGAAGCGTTTCATCACCAACGGCGATGGCGATATTTCGCTGGTACTGGCCCGTTCGGAAGAAGGCACCAAGGATGGCCGCGGTCTTTCTATGTTTGTATACGACAAGCAGCAGGGAGGCGTAACCGTTCGTCGTATTGAGCACAAAATGGGTATCATCGGTTCTCCAACCTGTGAATTGGTATTCAAAAATGCTCCGGCTGAATTGGTTGGTACCCGCCGCATGGGACTGATTAAATACGTAATGGCGTTGATGAATGGTGCTCGTCTGGGAATTGCCGCACAATCAGTTGGTGTATCTGAAGCAGCCTACCGGGAAGCACTGGATTATGCCCGTGAACGTCAGCAATTTGGCAAGGCGATTATTGAATTCCCGGCCGTATACGAAATGCTTTCGGTAATGAAGGCTAAGCTCGATGCTTCGCGTACTTTATTGTATGAAACTGCCCGTTTTGTAGATGTCTACAAGACATATCAGCATATTGCAGAAGAGCGCAAACTGGAGAAAGAAGAGCGCGACGAAATGAAAGAATATCAGCGTTGGGCAGATTTCTTCACACCACTTGCCAAAGGAATCAGTTCGGAATATTGTAACCAGAATGCTTACGATGCCGTTCAAATTCACGGTGGTTCCGGCTTTATGAAGGATTATCCTGTGGAGCGTATCTATCGCGATGCCCGTATTACTTCCATTTATGAAGGAACTACCCAGCTGCAGGTAGTTGCTGCTATTCGTGGTGTGACAACCGGTGGTTATCTGAAGAAAATACGTGAATATGAGAAAGCGGATCTGAAGCCGGAATTGGAGAAATTTCGTCGTACACTCATTTCGCTTACCGAAGATTACGAGGAAGCAGTAAAAAAAGTGCATGATGCAGAGGATAATGAATTCCTTGATTTCCATGCACGTCGTCTGGTGGAAATGGCGGGTTACATCATCATGAGTTACCTGCTGGTTCTTGATACCAACCGCGACAATTCGTTCCTGCGTTCGGCAGCCGTTTTCAATAAAATTGCCAAGGCTGAAGTACGTTCAAGGGCCGAATTTATTCGGGCGTCATCACTCGAAGATATCGGACATTACAAATACGAAGCATAA
- a CDS encoding electron transfer flavoprotein subunit alpha/FixB family protein, whose amino-acid sequence MNNVFVYCEVEEGVVAEVSQELLTKGRSLANQLKCKLEAVVIGKGLDGVENQIFPYGADVVHIADDARLEPFTTLPHSTILIKLFDKEKPQIALMGATPIGRDLGPRVSSALHSGLTADCTSLEIGPHEDKKAGKTYEELLYQIRPAFGGNIIATIINPECRPQMATVREGVMKKEVFNPEYKGKVKKLDVTQYVSDEDFVVSVIERHMEKKKVNIKGAPIIVAGGYGVGSKENFKMLYELAEVLGGEVGASRAAVDSGYAEHERQIGQTGVTVRPKLYIACGISGQVQHRAGMEESAQIISINTDPDAPINSIADYVIHGDVGEVIPKMIRFYKSNTK is encoded by the coding sequence ATGAATAACGTATTTGTATATTGCGAAGTTGAGGAAGGTGTTGTGGCCGAAGTGAGTCAGGAATTACTGACTAAAGGACGCAGCCTGGCTAATCAACTCAAATGCAAACTGGAAGCGGTCGTCATCGGTAAAGGACTGGATGGCGTCGAAAATCAGATATTCCCATATGGTGCCGATGTGGTGCACATTGCCGACGATGCTCGTTTGGAACCTTTTACCACGTTGCCTCATTCAACCATTCTGATTAAGCTTTTTGATAAAGAAAAACCGCAGATTGCCCTCATGGGAGCAACCCCTATTGGTCGCGACCTGGGACCGCGTGTTTCATCTGCCCTTCATAGTGGATTAACGGCCGATTGTACCAGTCTGGAAATTGGTCCGCACGAGGACAAGAAAGCCGGTAAAACTTACGAAGAACTGTTGTACCAGATTCGTCCCGCCTTCGGAGGAAACATCATTGCTACCATCATCAATCCGGAGTGTCGCCCACAGATGGCAACCGTCCGCGAAGGCGTGATGAAAAAAGAGGTATTCAATCCGGAATACAAAGGCAAGGTAAAGAAGTTGGACGTGACGCAGTACGTATCCGATGAAGACTTTGTGGTATCGGTTATCGAGCGCCACATGGAGAAAAAGAAGGTGAACATCAAAGGCGCACCTATCATCGTGGCCGGTGGTTATGGCGTTGGTTCGAAAGAAAACTTCAAAATGTTATACGAGCTGGCCGAAGTGCTGGGTGGCGAAGTCGGTGCTTCACGCGCTGCCGTTGATTCTGGTTACGCAGAGCATGAGCGCCAGATTGGACAAACCGGTGTAACTGTTCGTCCGAAATTGTACATCGCTTGTGGTATTTCGGGACAGGTTCAGCACCGCGCGGGAATGGAAGAATCGGCTCAGATTATCTCCATCAATACCGACCCGGATGCACCAATCAACAGCATTGCCGATTATGTAATTCACGGTGATGTTGGTGAAGTGATTCCCAAAATGATCAGGTTTTATAAATCAAACACCAAGTAA
- a CDS encoding electron transfer flavoprotein subunit beta/FixA family protein, whose amino-acid sequence MAKQVPDTRNVGKDAMKADGTVNRAALPAIFNPEDLNALEQALQLKDRYPGTTVSLLTMGPGRAAEIIREGLYRGADGGVLLTDRAFAGSDTLATSYALAQAIREMGEVDLIIAGRQAIDGDTAQVGPQVAEKLGFPQVTYVEKIMDADGKYVTALRRLENGVETVKAPLPLVLTVNSSAAPCRTRNATLLMKYKHARTVTERQEASEDYLYLYDSRPYLNIREMTVNDIKAEQEQLGLSGSPTKVKKIENVVLQAKDAKILEPIDNDIDLLMKELILSHTIG is encoded by the coding sequence TTGGCAAAACAGGTTCCCGATACCCGAAATGTTGGGAAAGATGCCATGAAAGCCGACGGGACAGTGAACAGGGCAGCCTTGCCCGCCATCTTCAACCCCGAGGATTTGAACGCGCTGGAGCAGGCTTTGCAATTAAAAGACCGTTATCCGGGAACAACCGTTTCGTTATTAACCATGGGCCCTGGCCGTGCTGCTGAGATTATCCGCGAAGGATTGTATCGTGGGGCTGATGGCGGTGTTTTGTTGACAGACAGGGCTTTTGCCGGTTCGGATACGTTAGCTACCTCATATGCATTAGCTCAGGCTATCAGAGAGATGGGTGAAGTCGATCTGATTATCGCCGGCCGTCAGGCTATCGATGGCGATACAGCGCAGGTTGGTCCGCAGGTAGCCGAGAAATTGGGATTTCCGCAAGTAACATACGTCGAGAAAATAATGGACGCAGATGGTAAATATGTAACCGCTCTTCGTCGTCTCGAGAACGGTGTGGAAACCGTGAAGGCTCCGCTTCCATTGGTGCTGACTGTGAACAGTAGTGCTGCACCATGCCGTACCCGGAATGCTACCTTATTGATGAAATACAAACACGCGCGCACGGTAACCGAGCGTCAGGAAGCCAGCGAGGATTATCTCTACCTGTATGATTCGCGTCCTTACCTCAATATTCGTGAAATGACAGTGAACGATATCAAGGCCGAGCAAGAACAGCTTGGATTAAGCGGTTCACCTACCAAGGTAAAGAAAATTGAGAATGTGGTATTGCAAGCAAAAGATGCCAAGATTCTCGAGCCGATCGACAATGATATCGATTTGTTAATGAAAGAATTGATTTTGAGCCACACCATCGGTTAA
- a CDS encoding arabinan endo-1,5-alpha-L-arabinosidase has product MKKKLLLIAALGSMVMACEKNSTPGGGGIQVDTTATASTDTFNILNIKDTYADLADYSHWRDWGPYNLHDPSIMYTGDYYYCYSTDVAYGQDIQRSSIMVRRSKDLVDWEYQGWAVNGLPSQAVQYIKDSGGTPFDGVWAPYIMKVGNQYRLYYSLSSPTPKLSAIGLLTSTSPDGPWTESGLVVTSKESIQMTNAIDPTVLVTPSGDQYMYYGSAWDGIYILQLDPATGLPRKANDKGVRIAARGWTGNTVNGNIEGPEIIYNQEQQKYYLFISYDWLETKYNVRVGRSDSPTGPFVDFNGVDMNEQSDNIPMIEAPYKFMGHAGWQGTAHCSVFKNNGVYYMANQGRPVVNKYFMDMMVRRIFWTDDGWPVVSPERYANIEQSTITKDELTGQWERIVLGYQVVPGYGDQQTSPDLQESVYMKVGADGSLDDDSANSWTFSDNQLTLNWSDGTTDKVVVSRGYDWENHKKCLVFTGLNNQGTAIWGKK; this is encoded by the coding sequence ATGAAGAAGAAATTACTATTGATAGCTGCACTTGGTAGCATGGTGATGGCTTGCGAGAAAAACTCGACTCCGGGTGGCGGTGGAATTCAAGTTGACACGACGGCTACAGCCTCAACTGATACTTTTAATATTCTTAATATAAAAGATACCTATGCCGATTTGGCTGATTATAGTCATTGGCGCGATTGGGGCCCCTACAATTTGCATGATCCATCGATTATGTATACCGGAGACTATTATTATTGCTATTCAACCGATGTGGCCTACGGACAGGATATTCAGCGTAGCAGTATCATGGTTCGTCGTTCCAAAGATTTAGTCGACTGGGAATACCAGGGTTGGGCAGTGAACGGTCTTCCTTCTCAGGCGGTTCAGTACATTAAGGACAGCGGAGGTACCCCGTTCGATGGAGTTTGGGCTCCATACATCATGAAAGTAGGCAACCAATATCGTCTCTACTATTCCTTGTCGTCTCCCACACCGAAGTTGAGTGCTATTGGACTGCTCACCAGCACTTCTCCTGATGGCCCCTGGACCGAAAGTGGTCTCGTGGTTACCTCAAAAGAGTCGATTCAGATGACCAATGCCATCGACCCGACGGTTCTGGTTACCCCCAGTGGGGACCAATATATGTACTACGGCTCAGCCTGGGATGGCATTTACATCCTGCAGCTTGACCCGGCAACCGGTTTGCCCAGGAAAGCGAACGATAAAGGTGTTCGTATCGCAGCCCGTGGCTGGACCGGAAATACCGTCAATGGGAACATCGAGGGACCGGAAATTATTTATAACCAGGAACAGCAAAAATATTACCTGTTCATCTCGTATGACTGGCTCGAAACGAAGTACAATGTGCGGGTAGGACGCTCCGACTCTCCGACTGGCCCCTTTGTCGATTTCAACGGGGTAGACATGAATGAACAATCTGACAACATTCCGATGATTGAAGCGCCCTACAAGTTTATGGGACACGCCGGATGGCAGGGAACAGCCCACTGCTCCGTGTTCAAAAACAATGGGGTATACTACATGGCAAATCAAGGCAGACCAGTAGTGAACAAATATTTCATGGACATGATGGTTCGCCGCATCTTCTGGACCGACGATGGCTGGCCGGTGGTTTCGCCCGAACGATATGCCAACATCGAACAATCGACTATCACAAAAGATGAGCTGACCGGCCAATGGGAACGGATTGTTTTAGGTTACCAGGTGGTTCCCGGCTATGGAGATCAACAAACGTCCCCTGACTTGCAAGAATCTGTTTACATGAAAGTAGGAGCTGATGGCTCATTAGATGACGACTCAGCTAATTCGTGGACATTCTCTGATAACCAACTGACGCTGAACTGGAGCGACGGAACGACCGACAAAGTGGTTGTTAGCCGTGGCTACGACTGGGAAAATCACAAAAAATGTTTGGTTTTCACCGGATTGAACAACCAGGGAACAGCCATATGGGGCAAAAAATAA
- a CDS encoding ThuA domain-containing protein, translating to MTRIRILFCGIVFMLFPQVVHFAFAEANPKTFRVIAFYTAKNDPAHISFVHEANRWFSQISSKYHFTYDSTNNWNNLNADFLAQYQVVLFLDTRPDSLPQRKAFEKYMKNGGAWMGFHFAAFSLTPSSYPQNWYWYHNQFLGSGEYDGNTWRPTSAVLKVEDRNHPATRNLPEKFNSSPNEWYKWENDLRKNPDIRVLLSIDSTSFPLGTGPKPNEIWHSGDYPVVWTNTNYRMIYINMGHNDIDYEHHTNKELSFTFDNPIQNQLIIDALLWLGR from the coding sequence ATGACTCGTATCCGAATTCTTTTTTGCGGAATTGTTTTTATGCTCTTTCCTCAGGTCGTTCATTTCGCTTTCGCGGAAGCGAATCCGAAGACTTTCAGGGTAATTGCATTTTACACAGCAAAGAATGACCCGGCACATATCAGTTTTGTGCACGAAGCCAATCGTTGGTTCTCCCAAATCAGTAGCAAGTACCATTTCACATACGATTCAACCAATAACTGGAATAATCTGAATGCCGATTTTCTGGCACAATATCAGGTCGTTCTTTTTCTGGATACACGCCCCGATTCACTTCCACAGCGGAAAGCTTTCGAAAAGTACATGAAAAACGGTGGTGCATGGATGGGATTTCATTTTGCTGCCTTCAGTTTAACGCCCTCTTCCTATCCACAAAACTGGTATTGGTATCACAATCAGTTTTTAGGTTCGGGAGAATACGATGGGAATACCTGGCGGCCTACTTCGGCTGTTTTGAAGGTTGAAGATCGAAATCATCCGGCAACACGAAATCTGCCTGAGAAATTCAATTCATCGCCTAACGAGTGGTACAAATGGGAAAACGATTTAAGAAAGAATCCTGATATCCGGGTATTGCTCTCCATCGATTCGACCAGCTTCCCGTTAGGAACCGGTCCCAAACCAAATGAAATATGGCACAGTGGAGATTACCCGGTAGTCTGGACAAATACCAACTACCGGATGATTTACATCAATATGGGGCATAATGACATCGATTATGAGCACCATACGAATAAAGAGTTGTCTTTCACTTTTGATAATCCAATTCAAAACCAACTCATCATCGATGCGCTGTTATGGTTGGGGAGATAA